One segment of Cardiocondyla obscurior isolate alpha-2009 linkage group LG13, Cobs3.1, whole genome shotgun sequence DNA contains the following:
- the LOC139107572 gene encoding uncharacterized protein, with the protein MRMTSYVAFQQYDVLDSEGYGSASSPESNPRGAWHHQEIYPQPPRSRGSSCGSVSSVDSHHQQEYQEIGGGAPNGSLHVTAGFNFGDFYEGYYQEGACRSEHQPTLNGDGTRNVADLHAKLIFRMNEQCAAYDDAASRMAFNEGVVNKQDPTGYVQKMEHLSTGIYANSRTDFGQSQPVFTTKGYAKNSTYHPRNESHRYAQRSHPYVAYAVPRNESGLPSGQPSKCDQSRYHQRNDGLHVVLPVEYASQKSKEAAVQKIKSSAPGVEVLRKRRLAANARERRRMNSLNDAFDRLRDVVPSLGNDRKLSKFETLQMAQTYIAALYELLQRK; encoded by the coding sequence ATGAGGATGACCTCCTACGTGGCCTTCCAGCAATACGACGTCCTAGACTCCGAGGGCTACGGATCGGCAAGCAGCCCGGAATCGAATCCGCGAGGTGCCTGGCACCACCAAGAGATTTATCCGCAGCCGCCGCGGTCCAGAGGCAGCAGCTGCGGTAGCGTCAGCTCCGTAGACAGCCACCATCAACAAGAATACCAGGAGATCGGCGGCGGCGCTCCAAATGGTAGCCTCCATGTGACCGCCGGATTCAATTTCGGCGACTTCTACGAGGGATACTATCAGGAGGGTGCCTGTCGGAGCGAGCACCAGCCAACGTTGAACGGTGACGGGACCAGAAACGTCGCGGACCTTCACGCAAAGTTGATCTTCAGGATGAACGAGCAGTGCGCGGCTTACGATGACGCTGCATCCAGAATGGCCTTCAACGAGGGTGTCGTGAATAAGCAGGATCCAACGGGGTACGTTCAGAAGATGGAACATCTCTCGACCGGGATATACGCGAATTCGAGGACCGATTTCGGCCAGAGTCAGCCTGTATTTACGACGAAGGGCTACGCGAAGAACAGTACTTATCATCCGCGGAACGAGAGTCACCGTTACGCTCAGAGGAGTCACCCCTACGTTGCCTATGCAGTGCCGAGAAACGAGTCCGGCCTGCCGAGCGGCCAGCCGAGCAAATGTGATCAATCGAGATATCATCAGAGAAATGACGGTCTTCACGTCGTTTTGCCGGTGGAATACGCCAGTCAGAAATCAAAGGAGGCGGCAGTGCAAAAGATAAAGAGCAGCGCGCCCGGCGTCGAGGTGCTCAGGAAGCGAAGACTCGCGGCGAACGccagagaaagaaggagaatGAACAGCTTGAACGACGCTTTCGACAGACTACGCGACGTCGTGCCCAGTCTCGGCAATGACAGAAAGCTTAGCAAGTTCGAAACGCTGCAAATGGCGCAAACCTACATCGCCGCGCTCTACGAACTGCTGCAGCGCAAATGA